A single region of the Nocardioides aurantiacus genome encodes:
- a CDS encoding EcsC family protein, whose protein sequence is MGITRRLGAKLVPRAGDLAPGPVAEIVHQALDRAIRGIGPLDGARTAAQKELEDQGGDVEKAIDKLVSTHLALAGAEGFATNLGGLVTAAATIPANISGLALLQCRMVAAIAHLRGYDVDDSRVRNAVLATMMGEDAVRSLVKKGKLPGTPHQIATLPSAEVEDRAAAAERRLEEERPPDAVRESDAKGSRRKARTQLDRVVGAQVATTLIANVGGKRLATFAGKRVPVVGGVIGAGSDAWATRQVGGYARKQFTKV, encoded by the coding sequence ATGGGAATCACTCGCCGTCTCGGCGCCAAGCTCGTCCCCCGCGCCGGGGACCTCGCCCCCGGCCCCGTGGCCGAGATCGTCCACCAGGCCCTCGACCGCGCCATCCGTGGCATCGGTCCGCTCGACGGCGCCCGCACCGCGGCGCAGAAGGAGCTGGAGGACCAGGGCGGTGACGTCGAGAAGGCGATCGACAAGCTGGTCTCCACCCACCTCGCGCTCGCCGGGGCCGAGGGCTTCGCCACCAACCTCGGCGGCCTGGTGACCGCCGCGGCCACGATCCCGGCCAACATCAGCGGCCTCGCCCTGCTGCAGTGCCGCATGGTCGCGGCCATCGCGCACCTGCGGGGGTACGACGTCGACGACTCGCGCGTCCGCAACGCCGTGCTCGCCACCATGATGGGCGAGGACGCCGTGAGGTCCCTGGTCAAGAAGGGCAAGCTGCCCGGCACGCCCCACCAGATCGCGACGCTGCCCTCCGCCGAGGTCGAGGACCGCGCCGCGGCCGCCGAGCGCCGGCTCGAGGAGGAGCGCCCCCCGGACGCCGTCCGCGAGAGCGACGCGAAGGGCTCGCGCCGCAAGGCCCGCACCCAGCTCGACCGCGTCGTCGGCGCCCAGGTCGCCACCACGCTGATCGCCAACGTGGGCGGCAAGCGGCTGGCGACCTTCGCCGGCAAGCGGGTTCCCGTGGTGGGCGGCGTCATCGGTGCGGGAAGCGACGCCTGGGCCACGCGCCAGGTCGGCGGCTACGCCCGCAAGCAGTTCACCAAGGTCTAG
- a CDS encoding FAD-dependent oxidoreductase: MPLPTQTDVVVVGAGLAGLAAALRLQRAGLGVEVLESADAPGGRVRTDEVDGTLLDRGFQLLNPAYPEVGRVVDVPALDLQPFGAGVVVAHGEGRFTLGDPRRLPSSLVSDLRAPVGGLATKLRLLRWAAPVGFGPASAVRAGSDRPLMAELRQRGLDGPLTDRVLRPFLAGVLADEDLVTSRRVAEMILRSFVRGTPAVPARGMQALPDQLAAGLVPGTLRCGVRARLATGHRVSTGQGTIGARAVVVAADPVAAADLVALPRPRVRALTTYWFRAAQPPTGSRLLHVDGDRRGPVVNTAVMTNAAASYSRDGALVQATVVGAHPDLGEDVRRHAGRIYAADPRGWELLRTDVITSALPAHAAGVPLQRRVDLGEGLFVAGDHRDTPSIQGALVSGRRAADAVLARLGAAPAA, translated from the coding sequence GTGCCCCTGCCCACCCAGACCGACGTCGTGGTCGTCGGGGCCGGTCTCGCCGGCCTCGCCGCCGCCCTGCGACTGCAGCGGGCCGGGCTGGGGGTCGAGGTGCTGGAGTCGGCCGACGCCCCCGGAGGCCGGGTGCGCACCGACGAGGTCGACGGCACCCTGCTCGACCGCGGCTTCCAGCTGCTCAACCCCGCCTACCCCGAGGTGGGCCGCGTGGTCGACGTCCCCGCGCTCGACCTGCAGCCGTTCGGCGCGGGCGTCGTCGTGGCCCACGGCGAGGGCCGGTTCACCCTCGGCGACCCGCGGCGGCTGCCCAGCAGCCTGGTCTCGGACCTGCGGGCACCCGTCGGCGGTCTCGCGACCAAGCTGCGGCTGCTGCGCTGGGCCGCACCCGTGGGCTTCGGGCCGGCGAGCGCGGTGCGCGCCGGGTCCGACCGCCCGCTGATGGCCGAGCTGCGGCAGCGCGGCCTCGACGGGCCGCTCACCGACCGGGTGCTGCGGCCGTTCCTCGCGGGCGTCCTCGCCGACGAGGACCTGGTGACCTCGCGCCGCGTCGCCGAGATGATCCTGCGGTCCTTCGTCCGGGGCACGCCTGCCGTCCCGGCCCGCGGCATGCAGGCCCTCCCCGACCAGCTGGCGGCCGGGCTCGTCCCCGGGACGCTGCGCTGCGGCGTACGGGCCCGGCTCGCGACCGGGCACCGGGTCTCCACCGGCCAGGGCACGATCGGTGCCCGCGCGGTGGTCGTGGCCGCCGACCCCGTGGCCGCCGCCGACCTGGTGGCACTGCCCCGCCCGCGGGTGCGGGCGCTGACCACGTACTGGTTCCGCGCCGCGCAGCCGCCGACGGGCTCACGGCTGCTGCACGTCGACGGCGACCGCCGCGGCCCGGTCGTCAACACCGCGGTGATGACCAACGCCGCGGCGTCGTACTCCCGGGACGGCGCGCTGGTGCAGGCCACCGTGGTGGGCGCCCACCCCGACCTCGGTGAGGACGTACGCCGCCACGCCGGTCGGATCTACGCCGCGGACCCGCGCGGGTGGGAGCTGCTGCGCACCGACGTGATCACCTCGGCGCTCCCGGCCCACGCGGCGGGGGTGCCGCTGCAGCGCCGCGTGGACCTGGGCGAGGGGCTGTTCGTGGCGGGCGACCACCGCGACACCCCGTCCATCCAGGGCGCACTGGTCTCCGGACGCCGCGCCGCCGACGCGGTGCTCGCGCGGCTCGGCGCGGCCCCGGCCGCCTGA
- a CDS encoding DICT sensory domain-containing protein, with translation MSEMSSTNSSTDEAHLSIGDLADRTGLSPATLRMWETRHGFPKPQRLDSGHRRYSEDDVSTIERVVQHKDAGTRLEQAIRRAMADAQPAAPSVYAYLRRRHPAVGVHRLKKTTLLALSWAIEDEFCAKADRASIYGAFQKEHYYRKAQPRWTELARVARSATVLADFGSDDRDASPVEVHLADDAPMRREWAVVCDAPDLPVVLTAWELPGQSDVRDRDRLFESMWTVDAAAVHDAARVCASVAGVEAPPVSNPPGSSADPLAVTGLFNRMVSYVDRLS, from the coding sequence ATGTCTGAGATGTCATCAACAAATTCTTCAACGGATGAGGCACACCTCAGCATCGGCGACCTGGCGGACCGCACCGGTCTCAGCCCGGCCACGCTGCGGATGTGGGAGACGCGCCACGGCTTCCCCAAGCCGCAGCGCCTCGACAGCGGCCACCGCCGCTACTCCGAGGACGACGTGTCCACCATCGAGCGGGTCGTGCAGCACAAGGACGCCGGCACCCGCCTGGAGCAGGCGATCCGGCGTGCCATGGCCGACGCCCAGCCCGCGGCCCCCTCGGTCTACGCCTACCTGCGGCGCAGGCACCCCGCCGTCGGCGTGCACCGGCTGAAGAAGACCACCCTGCTCGCGCTGTCGTGGGCGATCGAGGACGAGTTCTGCGCCAAGGCCGACCGGGCCTCCATCTACGGCGCCTTCCAGAAGGAGCACTACTACCGCAAGGCGCAGCCGCGCTGGACCGAGCTGGCCCGGGTGGCGCGCTCGGCGACCGTGCTGGCCGACTTCGGCAGCGACGACCGGGACGCCTCCCCGGTCGAGGTGCACCTCGCGGACGACGCGCCGATGCGACGGGAGTGGGCGGTCGTCTGCGACGCCCCCGACCTCCCGGTCGTGCTCACCGCCTGGGAGCTGCCCGGCCAGTCCGACGTGCGTGACCGCGACCGGTTGTTCGAGTCGATGTGGACCGTCGACGCGGCCGCCGTACACGACGCCGCGCGGGTGTGCGCCTCCGTCGCCGGCGTCGAGGCGCCCCCGGTGAGCAACCCGCCCGGCTCCTCGGCCGATCCCCTGGCCGTCACCGGCCTGTTCAACCGGATGGTCTCCTACGTCGACCGGTTGAGCTGA
- a CDS encoding acyl-CoA synthetase gives MFPGTHAAATPDKVALVMADTGETLTYGELEDRSVRLAHVLRDGEGTAGFAGMAVGDDVALLSDNSLRYHEVYWAALRSGLYVTALNHHLSTEELVYVLRDCGARVLVAGAGQRERAIALAEAAPGLELRLAFDGEVEGFEDYETTLAAASPVPYDDQPAGADMLYSSGTTGHPKAIRPSLPDRQVDEPGDLLLAVFAKLYGFDGDTVYLSPAPLYHAAPLRFVGMITATGGTVVVMSRFDAERALALVQEHRVTHSQWVPTMFVRMLKLPEEVRASYDVSSMRVAIHAAAPCPVEVKQRMMDWWGPVLHEYYAATEAAGVTLVGPQDWLERPGTVGRAGLGVVHVCDESTPDQDEVPTGEVGLIYFEREQMPFVYHHDPDATRAAQHPRHDTWATTGDIGRLDEDGFVYLTDRKAFMIISGGANIYPQEVEDVLTLHPAVHDVAVIGVPDDDMGEVVKAVVQPAEGVTPGPELAEELIGYVRERIAHLKAPRTVDFVDSLPRTPTGKLVKRRVREQYV, from the coding sequence GTGTTCCCGGGCACCCACGCCGCCGCCACCCCCGACAAGGTCGCGCTGGTGATGGCCGACACCGGCGAGACCCTGACCTACGGCGAGCTCGAGGACCGCTCGGTCCGGCTCGCGCACGTGCTGCGCGACGGGGAGGGCACGGCCGGGTTCGCCGGGATGGCCGTCGGCGACGACGTGGCGCTGCTCTCGGACAACTCGCTGCGCTACCACGAGGTCTACTGGGCGGCGCTGCGCAGCGGGCTCTACGTCACCGCCCTCAACCACCACCTGTCCACGGAGGAGCTCGTCTACGTCCTGCGCGACTGCGGCGCCCGGGTCCTCGTGGCCGGCGCCGGTCAGCGCGAGCGGGCGATCGCGCTCGCGGAGGCGGCGCCGGGCCTGGAGCTGCGGCTGGCCTTCGACGGCGAGGTCGAGGGCTTCGAGGACTACGAGACGACCCTGGCCGCCGCCTCCCCCGTGCCGTACGACGACCAGCCGGCCGGCGCCGACATGCTCTACTCCTCCGGCACCACCGGTCACCCCAAGGCGATCCGGCCGAGCCTGCCCGACCGGCAGGTCGACGAGCCCGGCGACCTGCTGCTGGCGGTGTTCGCGAAGCTGTACGGCTTCGACGGCGACACCGTCTACCTCTCCCCCGCACCGCTCTACCACGCCGCTCCCCTGCGGTTCGTCGGCATGATCACCGCCACCGGCGGCACCGTGGTGGTGATGTCGCGCTTCGACGCCGAGCGGGCGCTGGCGCTGGTGCAGGAGCACCGGGTGACGCACAGCCAGTGGGTGCCGACGATGTTCGTGCGCATGCTCAAGCTGCCCGAGGAGGTGCGGGCGTCGTACGACGTGTCCTCGATGCGCGTCGCGATCCACGCCGCCGCGCCGTGCCCGGTCGAGGTCAAGCAGCGGATGATGGACTGGTGGGGCCCGGTCCTGCACGAGTACTACGCCGCCACCGAGGCCGCGGGCGTCACCCTCGTCGGGCCGCAGGACTGGCTCGAGCGTCCCGGCACCGTCGGCAGGGCCGGTCTGGGCGTGGTGCACGTGTGCGACGAGTCCACGCCCGACCAGGACGAGGTGCCGACCGGCGAGGTGGGGCTGATCTACTTCGAGCGCGAGCAGATGCCGTTCGTCTACCACCACGACCCCGACGCCACCCGCGCCGCGCAGCACCCGCGGCACGACACCTGGGCCACCACCGGCGACATCGGCCGGCTCGACGAGGACGGCTTCGTCTACCTCACCGACCGCAAGGCATTCATGATCATCTCGGGCGGCGCGAACATCTATCCCCAGGAGGTCGAGGACGTCCTCACCCTCCACCCCGCCGTCCATGACGTGGCGGTGATCGGCGTCCCCGACGACGACATGGGCGAGGTCGTGAAGGCGGTCGTCCAGCCCGCCGAGGGCGTCACGCCCGGACCCGAGCTCGCCGAGGAGCTGATCGGCTACGTCCGGGAGCGCATCGCCCACCTCAAGGCCCCCCGCACCGTCGACTTCGTCGACTCCCTCCCCCGCACCCCCACCGGCAAGTTGGTGAAGCGGAGGGTGCGGGAGCAGTACGTGTGA
- a CDS encoding FHA domain-containing protein, which yields MSPTATLVEVDADLRVELTGLDGQSARGHLYGEANHFTFELDHPGVFAGSDDAPTVAAAAEMFAERGITIKVVSDGVHLVTIGAVRAPWWQRRATGSRHIRVGTWRGGWTALRSRAAGQPPVLPSSKAFPPPSMLPVAPTFGFRRRRLTGTDSPGAGSPRLAVERASVMAGETQSVFWLQGDVVGIGSDPSNAVVLPGIEPFHAVINRDAERDELVISTAGPEVRVHGELVREKLLRSGSRIEIGEHTLAYYRDEHADHGRPYGGRQGGEMGRQRPQPGR from the coding sequence GTGAGCCCCACCGCCACCCTCGTCGAGGTCGACGCGGACCTCCGCGTCGAGCTCACCGGCCTCGACGGGCAGTCCGCCCGCGGCCACCTCTACGGCGAGGCCAACCACTTCACCTTCGAGCTCGACCACCCGGGGGTGTTCGCCGGCAGCGACGACGCCCCCACCGTGGCGGCGGCCGCCGAGATGTTCGCCGAGCGGGGCATCACCATCAAGGTCGTCAGCGACGGTGTCCACCTCGTCACGATCGGCGCGGTCCGAGCCCCCTGGTGGCAGCGGCGCGCGACCGGCTCGCGGCACATCCGCGTCGGCACCTGGCGCGGCGGCTGGACGGCGCTGCGCTCCCGGGCGGCCGGCCAGCCCCCGGTGCTGCCGTCGAGCAAGGCGTTCCCGCCGCCCAGCATGCTGCCGGTCGCTCCCACCTTCGGCTTCCGTCGCCGGCGCCTGACCGGCACCGACTCCCCCGGCGCCGGTTCCCCGCGCCTGGCCGTCGAGCGCGCCTCGGTGATGGCCGGCGAGACGCAGTCGGTGTTCTGGCTGCAGGGCGACGTCGTCGGCATCGGCTCCGACCCCTCCAACGCGGTGGTCCTGCCCGGCATCGAGCCCTTCCACGCCGTCATCAACCGCGACGCCGAGCGCGACGAGCTCGTGATCAGCACCGCGGGCCCGGAGGTGCGGGTCCACGGCGAGCTGGTGCGGGAGAAGCTGCTCCGCTCCGGCTCGCGCATCGAGATCGGCGAGCACACCCTGGCCTACTACCGCGACGAGCACGCCGACCACGGCCGCCCCTACGGCGGTCGGCAGGGCGGCGAGATGGGACGACAGCGGCCCCAACCGGGTCGCTGA
- a CDS encoding MalY/PatB family protein: MDPFDALTLEQLRTRQSIKWHRFDADVLPLWVAEMDVRLADPVREVLERAVRDGDTGYPGATPYAEALAAFAERRWGWSGLDPARTALVADVMTGVAEAVRLVTVPGSTVVVSPPVYPPFFGYLEDVGREVLEAPLGADGRLDLDALAEAFARATAGGRGAAYLLCSPHNPTGVVHTAAELTALADLARTSGVRVVADEIHAPLVLDGPGFVPWLSVDPAGLAVTSASKAWNLAGLKAAVLVAGPDAADALARLPEVATQRPSHLGVLGHTAALQHGGPWLDDVLVALRARRDLLGTLLAEHLPQVGWTPPRATFLAWLDCSGLGLTGVYADTPAPRGVMNADAGPARAFLERSRVGLAAGTAFGVGGLDHVRLTLATSTEVLTEAVTRMARVSG, translated from the coding sequence GTGGACCCGTTCGACGCGCTGACCCTGGAGCAGCTGCGCACCCGCCAGAGCATCAAGTGGCACCGGTTCGACGCCGACGTGCTGCCGCTGTGGGTCGCGGAGATGGACGTGCGGCTCGCCGACCCCGTCCGCGAGGTGCTGGAGCGGGCGGTGCGCGACGGTGACACCGGCTACCCCGGCGCCACGCCGTACGCCGAGGCGCTGGCCGCGTTCGCCGAGCGGCGCTGGGGCTGGTCGGGGCTCGACCCCGCCCGCACCGCGCTGGTCGCCGACGTGATGACCGGGGTGGCCGAGGCGGTGCGGCTGGTGACGGTGCCGGGGTCGACCGTGGTGGTGAGCCCGCCGGTCTACCCACCGTTCTTCGGCTACCTCGAGGACGTCGGGCGCGAGGTGCTCGAGGCGCCGCTGGGCGCCGACGGCCGGCTCGACCTCGACGCGCTGGCCGAGGCGTTCGCGCGGGCCACCGCCGGGGGCCGGGGTGCGGCGTACCTGCTCTGCTCGCCGCACAACCCGACCGGCGTCGTGCACACGGCCGCGGAGCTGACCGCGCTGGCCGACCTGGCGCGGACCTCGGGCGTGCGGGTCGTGGCCGACGAGATCCACGCCCCGCTGGTGCTCGACGGCCCGGGCTTCGTGCCGTGGCTCTCGGTCGACCCGGCCGGGCTCGCGGTGACCTCGGCGTCGAAGGCGTGGAACCTCGCGGGCCTCAAGGCCGCGGTGCTGGTGGCCGGGCCCGACGCGGCGGACGCCCTGGCCCGGCTGCCCGAGGTCGCCACCCAGCGGCCGAGCCACCTCGGCGTCCTCGGGCACACCGCCGCCCTCCAGCACGGCGGACCCTGGCTCGACGACGTCCTGGTGGCGCTGCGGGCCCGGCGCGACCTGCTGGGCACGTTGCTCGCCGAGCACCTCCCGCAGGTCGGCTGGACGCCGCCGCGGGCGACCTTCCTGGCCTGGCTCGACTGCTCCGGACTGGGCCTGACGGGGGTGTACGCCGACACGCCGGCGCCGCGGGGGGTGATGAACGCCGACGCGGGCCCGGCGAGGGCGTTCCTCGAGCGCTCCCGGGTCGGGCTGGCCGCCGGCACCGCGTTCGGCGTCGGCGGCCTCGACCACGTCCGGCTGACCCTCGCGACCAGCACGGAGGTGCTGACCGAGGCCGTCACCCGGATGGCGCGGGTCAGCGGCTGA
- a CDS encoding pyridoxamine 5'-phosphate oxidase family protein, giving the protein MAKQRDQIQMTAAEVDDLLHQQRSATVATYGPSGAIHLVAMWYAVLDGEIWIETKAKSQKVVNLRRDDRMSVLVEAGHTYDQLRGVALEGRGEVVDDPDTIWRVGVDVFERYQGPYTEEMRPLVEAMLAKRVVVRLAVERTRSWDHRKLGMGAVELGGTTAAHVE; this is encoded by the coding sequence GTGGCCAAGCAGCGCGACCAGATCCAGATGACCGCCGCGGAGGTCGACGACCTCCTGCACCAGCAGCGCAGCGCCACCGTCGCGACGTACGGCCCGAGCGGCGCGATCCACCTCGTCGCCATGTGGTACGCCGTCCTCGACGGCGAGATCTGGATCGAGACCAAGGCCAAGTCGCAGAAGGTCGTCAACCTGCGCCGCGACGACCGGATGTCGGTGCTCGTCGAGGCCGGTCACACCTACGACCAGCTGCGCGGCGTGGCGCTCGAGGGGCGCGGCGAGGTGGTCGACGACCCCGACACGATCTGGCGGGTCGGCGTGGACGTGTTCGAGCGCTACCAGGGGCCCTACACCGAGGAGATGAGGCCCCTCGTGGAGGCGATGCTCGCCAAGCGGGTGGTGGTGCGCCTCGCCGTGGAGCGCACCCGCTCGTGGGACCACCGCAAGCTCGGGATGGGCGCCGTCGAGCTGGGCGGCACCACCGCGGCACACGTGGAGTAG
- a CDS encoding ABC transporter codes for MASVELSADHDAPLVTRAVALPFRLVGAAVHVTLAVGALVAPDGPVRRPGGYADQLAAVLGEDGMVGKLDAMSRDPESPLGRVAALSQAAGEERPLGRALAPGGILDRALADDGPLTRLLSDDGALDRILAPGGALDRLLASGGVLDRLLIEDGPLERLVDEDGPLDRVTRPGGALDTVLAEGGLVDRLLAERGFVEKLVAEDGTLDQLVALGPTLERVYPQLDELVDVLPELHRAIEVLGRSVGPLSDLANRIPGRRKPIAG; via the coding sequence ATGGCCTCCGTCGAGCTGTCCGCTGACCACGACGCACCTCTCGTCACCCGTGCCGTGGCGCTGCCGTTCCGGCTGGTCGGTGCCGCCGTGCACGTGACGCTGGCCGTCGGGGCCCTGGTGGCGCCCGACGGCCCGGTCCGTCGCCCCGGGGGGTACGCCGACCAGCTGGCCGCCGTGCTCGGCGAGGACGGCATGGTCGGCAAGCTCGACGCGATGTCACGCGACCCCGAGAGCCCGCTGGGCCGGGTCGCGGCGCTGTCGCAGGCGGCCGGCGAGGAGCGCCCGCTGGGCCGGGCCCTGGCTCCCGGCGGCATCCTCGACCGCGCCCTGGCCGACGACGGCCCGCTCACCCGGCTGCTCAGCGACGACGGCGCCCTGGACCGGATCCTCGCCCCGGGCGGTGCCCTCGACCGGCTGCTCGCCTCGGGCGGCGTGCTCGACCGCCTCCTGATCGAGGACGGCCCGCTGGAGCGGCTCGTCGACGAGGACGGCCCGCTCGACCGCGTCACCCGTCCCGGGGGAGCGCTCGACACCGTGCTCGCTGAGGGGGGCCTGGTCGACCGGCTCCTCGCGGAGCGCGGCTTCGTGGAGAAGCTGGTCGCCGAGGACGGCACCCTCGACCAGCTGGTGGCGCTGGGCCCGACGCTGGAGCGCGTCTACCCCCAGCTCGACGAGCTGGTCGACGTGCTGCCCGAGCTGCACCGCGCCATCGAGGTGCTGGGCCGCTCGGTCGGGCCGCTGTCCGACCTGGCCAACCGGATCCCGGGCCGCCGCAAGCCCATCGCCGGCTAG
- a CDS encoding alpha/beta fold hydrolase, which translates to MTQPEPTPIDLPSAGGVTVQAYRWDPDGEPTAVVRLTHGMGEHVRRYDHLAAQLTARGWVVYGQDHRGHGATVRRAGTEPGVIGADGWTELVRDVGRLGDLAREAHPGLPHVLLGHSMGSFATQQHLLDHGDDPDAVVLTGTAVIDLLEPALDLDAPLDLSMFNAPFAPARTDYDWLSRDEGQVDAYVADPLCGFGLDGEGGKQMFVAARRMSDPDAVAAVPDTLPVLVAVGTHDPVGGDLALVNALVSRYTAAGLGDVTLLTYPEARHEVFNETNRDEVEADVVGWIADRLEGLSR; encoded by the coding sequence ATGACGCAGCCCGAGCCCACCCCGATCGACCTGCCCAGCGCGGGCGGCGTGACCGTGCAGGCCTACCGCTGGGACCCCGACGGGGAGCCGACGGCGGTGGTGCGGCTGACCCACGGCATGGGTGAGCACGTACGCCGCTACGACCACCTGGCCGCGCAGCTCACCGCCCGCGGCTGGGTCGTCTACGGCCAGGACCACCGCGGCCACGGGGCGACCGTACGGCGGGCCGGGACCGAGCCGGGCGTGATCGGCGCCGACGGGTGGACCGAGCTGGTGCGCGACGTCGGGCGGCTGGGCGACCTGGCCCGCGAGGCGCACCCGGGGCTGCCGCACGTGCTGCTCGGGCACTCGATGGGGTCCTTCGCCACGCAGCAGCACCTGCTCGACCACGGCGACGACCCCGACGCCGTCGTGCTCACCGGCACCGCCGTCATCGACCTGCTGGAGCCGGCGCTCGACCTCGACGCGCCGCTCGACCTGTCGATGTTCAACGCGCCGTTCGCGCCGGCGCGCACCGACTACGACTGGCTCAGCCGTGACGAGGGTCAGGTGGACGCCTACGTCGCCGACCCGCTGTGCGGCTTCGGGCTCGACGGCGAGGGCGGCAAGCAGATGTTCGTGGCCGCCCGCCGGATGTCCGACCCCGACGCCGTGGCCGCGGTCCCGGACACCCTGCCCGTGCTGGTCGCCGTCGGCACCCACGACCCGGTCGGCGGCGACCTGGCGCTGGTCAACGCCCTGGTGTCCCGCTACACCGCTGCCGGGCTGGGTGACGTCACCCTGCTCACCTACCCCGAGGCCCGCCACGAGGTGTTCAACGAGACCAACCGCGACGAGGTCGAGGCCGACGTCGTCGGCTGGATCGCCGATCGGCTGGAGGGCCTCAGCCGCTGA
- a CDS encoding aldehyde dehydrogenase family protein — protein sequence MTTLDTPPADVTREAPELLVPRLRAAYTSGRTRSLAWRHEQLAGLKRMLVEREAEFTAALVEDLGRPPFEAWAADLRASVREVEDLQKNLESWTAPRKQKVPALFKPATASVVVEPLGVALVIGPWNYPVQLLACPLAAALAAGNAVVLKPSEVAAATSRAFARWVPDYLDPAAVAVVEGGVPETTALLEQRFDHVFYTGNGTVGRIVAQAAAKHLTPVTLELGGKSPVIVAADANLQLAASRVAFSRFLNSGQTCVASDHVYVHRDVEQAFLDVLAAEIRKRYGADPRTSADFGRMVNRRHTERVKALLDGGGHEVVVGGEVDLEERYVAPTVVRTTDVDSPLMREEIFGPVLPVLTFTDLDEVCATISAGDKPLALYLFTGSDAVVEQVLSTTSSGGVCVNDALTHLLVSSLPFGGVGESGYGSYHGRWGVDTFSHHKAVYRRPSWHRDLPLLNPPYGRFKQKAARRLF from the coding sequence ATGACGACCCTCGACACCCCGCCCGCCGACGTCACCCGCGAGGCACCCGAGCTGCTCGTGCCGCGACTGCGAGCGGCGTACACCTCGGGGCGGACGCGCTCGCTGGCCTGGCGCCACGAGCAGCTGGCCGGGCTGAAGCGGATGCTCGTGGAGCGCGAGGCCGAGTTCACCGCGGCGCTCGTGGAGGACCTCGGCCGACCGCCGTTCGAGGCCTGGGCCGCCGACCTCCGCGCGAGCGTGCGCGAGGTCGAGGACCTGCAGAAGAACCTCGAGTCCTGGACCGCGCCCCGCAAGCAGAAGGTGCCGGCGCTCTTCAAGCCCGCCACGGCCTCGGTCGTCGTCGAGCCCCTGGGCGTCGCGCTCGTGATCGGGCCGTGGAACTACCCTGTGCAGCTGCTGGCCTGCCCGCTGGCCGCGGCGCTCGCCGCCGGCAACGCCGTGGTGCTCAAGCCCTCGGAGGTCGCGGCCGCGACCTCGCGCGCCTTCGCCCGGTGGGTGCCCGACTACCTCGACCCCGCGGCCGTGGCCGTCGTCGAGGGCGGCGTGCCCGAGACCACGGCGCTGCTCGAGCAGCGCTTCGACCACGTCTTCTACACCGGCAACGGCACGGTGGGCCGGATCGTCGCGCAGGCCGCCGCGAAGCACCTCACCCCGGTCACCCTCGAGCTCGGCGGCAAGTCCCCGGTCATCGTGGCGGCGGACGCCAACCTGCAGCTCGCGGCGAGCCGGGTGGCGTTCTCCCGGTTCCTCAACTCCGGGCAGACCTGCGTGGCCTCGGACCACGTCTACGTGCACCGCGACGTCGAGCAGGCCTTCCTCGACGTGCTCGCCGCCGAGATCCGCAAGCGCTACGGCGCCGACCCGCGCACCTCGGCCGACTTCGGCCGCATGGTCAACCGGCGCCACACCGAGCGGGTCAAGGCGCTGCTCGACGGTGGCGGCCACGAGGTCGTGGTCGGCGGCGAGGTCGACCTCGAGGAGCGGTACGTCGCCCCGACGGTCGTGCGGACCACCGACGTCGACTCACCGCTGATGCGCGAGGAGATCTTCGGCCCGGTGCTGCCCGTGCTGACCTTCACCGACCTCGACGAGGTGTGCGCCACCATCTCCGCGGGCGACAAGCCGCTCGCGCTCTACCTGTTCACCGGCTCCGACGCGGTCGTCGAGCAGGTGCTGTCCACCACGTCGTCGGGCGGGGTGTGCGTCAACGACGCACTCACCCACCTGCTGGTGTCCTCGCTGCCCTTCGGCGGCGTCGGCGAGAGCGGCTACGGCAGCTACCACGGCCGGTGGGGCGTGGACACCTTCAGCCACCACAAGGCGGTCTACCGCCGGCCGTCGTGGCACCGGGACCTGCCGCTGCTGAACCCGCCCTACGGCCGGTTCAAGCAGAAGGCCGCCCGCCGCCTGTTCTGA